In Rutidosis leptorrhynchoides isolate AG116_Rl617_1_P2 chromosome 2, CSIRO_AGI_Rlap_v1, whole genome shotgun sequence, one genomic interval encodes:
- the LOC139891942 gene encoding zinc-finger homeodomain protein 11-like, giving the protein MDIPSPPQTTTTAAASPTKNLDLDSPIHHNTTPKHLPPPFTNGVLKRHKPRHHHHLTPPPIVITYKECLKNHAASMGGHAVDGCGEFMPSPSSIPTDPTSLKCAACGCHRNFHRREPDESFPANPPTQHIIEYQSYHRHHPPPPPPQPISVAGARGSSISPADSPSPPPISSSYYPSAPHMLLALSSGLPETTQSQNPTIPISVIGSSNSNGKKRFRTKFTQDQKEKMHELAERVGWKMQKKDEDLIINLCNEIGVEKGVFKVWMHNNKMTFGGKKDDINGSSTGGGIALFTNINTNSSNQYQYHYQQQQENDNNNNINDDNNNDSISSGDGGGNVMGTNGSSSSAS; this is encoded by the coding sequence ATGGACATACCttcaccaccacaaaccaccaccaccGCCGCCGCCAGCCCCACTAAAAATCTTGACCTTGACTCTCCGATCCACCACAACACCACCCCAAAACACCTCCCACCACCCTTCACTAACGGAGTACTAAAACGACATAAGCCACGTCATCACCACCACCTTACCCCACCACCAATAGTTATCACTTACAAAGAATGTTTAAAGAACCACGCCGCCTCAATGGGCGGTCACGCCGTTGACGGTTGCGGAGAGTTCATGCCGTCGCCGTCATCCATCCCAACCGACCCCACCTCCTTAAAATGTGCTGCTTGTGGCTGCCACCGGAACTTCCACCGCCGTGAACCTGACGAATCATTTCCGGCCAACCCACCTACACAACACATCATCGAGTACCAATCTTACCAccgccaccatccaccaccaccgccaccacaACCAATCTCCGTCGCCGGAGCTAGAGGTTCCAGCATCAGTCCAGCTGACTCACCATCTCCACCGCCGATCTCCTCCTCTTACTACCCATCAGCTCCACACATGCTTCTAGCTCTTAGCTCCGGCTTACCGGAAACCACCCAAAGCCAAAACCCCACAATTCCCATATCCGTTATCGGATCATCAAACTCCAACGGGAAAAAAAGATTCCGTACGAAATTCACACAAGATCAGAAAGAAAAGATGCACGAGTTAGCTGAACGAGTTGGTTGGAAGATGCAGAAAAAAGATGAAGATTTAATCATCAATTTGTGCAACGAAATTGGTGTTGAAAAAGGGGTTTTTAAAGTATGGATGCATAACAATAAGATGACGTTTGGGGGTAAAAAAGATGATATTAATGGATCTTCAACTGGTGGTGGGATTGCTTTATttacaaatataaatacaaattcAAGCAATCAGTATCAGTATCATTATCAGCAGCAGCAGGAGAATGacaataacaacaatattaatgatgataataataatgatagtattagtagtggtgatggtggtggtaatGTTATGGGGACTAACGGATCATCATCATCTGCTTCTTAG
- the LOC139888882 gene encoding zinc finger BED domain-containing protein DAYSLEEPER-like — protein MLDCALVYRRAYERLQLVDKDFKTCPTQDKWRRIEVIKELLEPFYVITTLFSGSKYPTSNMYFHNVWKIQRRIQEEMTNSDPLIREMAFEMKAKFDKYWENYSMILSFAIILDPRYKVKIVEYCFDKLGIEDMDLKEKVDNVVNGLKRLYKEYEISSNVVHGSTLGRSSKDGKGDDLDGFDTYQSRFSEPENEKSQLEQYLADPLVDRNSDIDILHYWRGNQERYPHLALMARDILSIPITTVASESSFSIGGQIISKENPQKTPKNPPKNLTL, from the coding sequence ATGCTTGATTGTGCATTAGTCTATCGACGGGCTTATGAGCGATTGCAACTAGTGGATAAGGACTTTAAAACATGCCCAACACAAGACAAGTGGAGGAGAATAGAAGTAATCAAAGAGTTATTGGAACCCTTTTACGTCATCACAACATTGTTTTCGGGGAGCAAATATCCGACCTCTAACATGTATTTTCACAATGTGTGGAAAATTCAACGGCGTATTCAAGAAGAGATGACAAATTCTGATCCACTTATAAGGGAGATGGCTTTTGAGATGAAAGCGAAATTCGATAAGTATTGGGAGAATTATAGTATGATATTGTCTTTTGCGATTATCTTAGATCCACGATATAAGGTGAAGATAGTGGAGTATTGTTTTGATAAACTTGGCATCGAGGATATGGACCTAAAAGAAAAAGTGGACAATGTTGTCAATGGTTTGAAGAGGTTGTATAAGGAGTATGAGATATCTTCTAATGTGGTGCATGGTTCGACTTTAGGAAGAAGCTCAAAAGATGGTAAGGGTGATGATTTGGATGGATTCGATACATATCAAAGTAGATTTAGCGAACCAGAGAATGAAAAATCTCAATTGGAGCAATACTTGGCTGATCCTTTAGTTGACAGAAACAGTGATATTGATATTTTACACTACTGGAGAGGTAATCAAGAGAGGTATCCACATTTAGCTCTTATGGCCCGTGACATTTTGAGTATCCCAATCACTACCGTTGCTTCCGAGTCATCTTTTAGCATTGGCGGTCAAATCATAAGTAAAGAAAACCCTCAAAAAACCCCCAAAAACCCCCCAAAAAATTTAACACTCTGA